One window of Larus michahellis chromosome 19, bLarMic1.1, whole genome shotgun sequence genomic DNA carries:
- the MECR gene encoding enoyl-[acyl-carrier-protein] reductase, mitochondrial → MQRAAARALRGARVPPVRARSGAAGPPPRGLVYGRHGEPAAVVELKDLELAKLGDSDVHVKMLAAPINPADINMIQGTYPILSPLPAVGGNEGVGEVLEVGRCVAALKPGDRVIPASTGLGTWRTHGVFPEETLLKVPGDIPVLSAATLSVNPCTAYRMLTDFQNLAPGDSVIQNAANSGVGQAVIQIAKAFGIKTINVVRDRPDLPKLVERLVALGADHVITEEMLRKPEMKDLFKSIPKPRLALNCVGGKSTTEMLRHLQPKGTMVTYGGMAKQPVMVPVSAFIFRDVRLRGFWMTQWRKDHAQDQESLAGMMDALCQLIQRGQLTAPACTEVPLQDYKAALEASMKPFTSSKQILLL, encoded by the exons accccccccgcGGGGACTGGTCTACGGGCGGCACGGGGAGCCCGCCGCCGTCGTGGA ACTAAAAGATCTTGAGCTGGCCAAGCTGGGGGACTCTGATGTCCATGTCAAGATGTTGGCAGCCCCCATCAATCCTGCCGACATCAATATGATCCAAG GGACCTACCCCATCCTCTCCCCGCTGCCAGCCGTGGGAGGGAACGAAGGCGTCGGAGAAGTGCTGGAGGTCGGGCGGTGCGTGGCGGCTCTGAAACCCGGGGACCGGGTCATCCCGGCGAGCACCGGACTTG GGACGTGGCGGACGCATGGGGTGTTCCCGGAGGAGACGCTGCTGAAGGTGCCCGGTGACATCCCGGTGCTGAGCGCCGCCACCCTCAGCGTCAACCCCTGCACGGCGTACCGCATGCTGACCGACTTCCAGAACCTGGCGCCGG GTGACTCTGTCATCCAGAACGCCGCCAACAGCGGTGTGGGCCAGGCTGTTATCCAGATCGCTAAAGCCTTTGGCATCAAGACCATCAACGTGGTGAGGGACAG accTGATCTCCCAAAGCTGGTGGAgaggctggtggccctgggcGCAGACCACGTCATCACGGAGGAGATGCTGAGAAAGCCAGAGATGAAAGATCTATTTAAG AGCATCCCGAAGCCCCGGCTCGCCCTGAACTGCGTCGGAGGCAAAAGCACAACGGAGATGCTGCGGCACCTGCA GCCCAAAGGGACCATGGTCACCTACGGGGGGATGGCAAAGCAGCCCGTGATGGTGCCTGTG AGCGCCTTCATCTTCCGGGACGTGCGGCTCCGTGGCTTCTGGATGACGCAGTGGAGGAAGGACCACGCGCAGG ACCAGGAGAGCCTGGCTGGCATGATGGACGCCCTGTGCCAGCTCATCCAGAGGGGCCAGCTCACCGCACCGGCCTGCACCGAGGTCCCGCTCCAGGACTACAAGGCAGCGCTGGAGGCGTCCATGAAACCCTTCACCTCCTCCAAGCAgatcctcctcctctga